Part of the Martelella mediterranea DSM 17316 genome, TGCGGCGTTCCTCGCCGACGGCAATATCCTCGAAATGGCGGGGACGCTCCATCAGAAACTCTCCTCGAAAAGCCGGTTGATCCGACCGATTGTTGCGTGAGGGGTGGCGCCGTCCCTGAGCGCTTCGTTGAGCGCCTCGGAAGCCTCTGCCTGGAAGCGCATATAGCCGTTATGGCGCGGTCGCAGATAGGCGGTCTCCAGCGTTTTGCGGGTATTGCGATAGAAATCATGGGTCCTGGCGTTGACGGCGTCGTCGGTCCAGCCGGCGTCGTGGCCGGGCTGACCGCCCGCTTCGGGGTAGAGCCCGGACTGAACCGCGCCGCCCGCCACCCAATAGGCATAGTCGACGGCGGCCTGTTTGTTTTGCGAAAAGGCCGAAACGGCAATGCCGGTGCCGCCGAGCGCGGAGCCGCGAGGGCCATTGTCCCCAAGCGCCGGAATATCGGTAAAGGTCAGGCGGTGCGGGCGGAAGCCGTCCATCGCATAGTTCACATAGCCGTAGATATAGGGCGAGAGAACGGCTTTCGATCCGGGTGCGGCCAGCGCCTCGAGCACCGCGATCGGGTCCATCGCGAAATTGTCCGCGGGCACGAGGCTCGCAAGCTCCGCCAGCATCTCGTAGACGGCAATGCCGTCCGCCTCGCCGATCAGCGGCCCGGGGCCATCATTGCGGCAGGGCGTGCCGATATTGGCGGCGAGCGTATAGAATGTCATCAGGCTGTGGGGCGGGCGCAGCGGCAGCAGGACGCGGCCCTCGCGGGCGAGGCCGATCAGGCTCTCCCAATCGTTGGGAACGGATGAAAGCAGGTCTTCCCGGTAAGCCATCACCTGGCTTGCGGCATCCAGCGGAAACGCCCATTGGCGGCCATTATAGTTGTAGCTCGGATAGGAAGCGCCGACGGAGCCTTCCGCAAGCGCCTTGCGCTCATCCTCGCGACCTTCGACATCAAGCGGCGCCAGGCAGTTTTCCGCTGTGATCTGGCCCACATGCGGGTGGTCGATGACGATCATATCGTATTGCCGGGCCAGTTCCTCGACGGGAAAGCTTTCGAAATCCTGCAGGCTGCGCTTGTCCCACTCGATCGATACGCCGGTTTTTTCCTGCCACAGCCGGGCGCTCGCCACCATCGGATCGTAGCCGCGGGGATGGTTCCAGGTCATGCCTTTCAGTCTAATCGTCACAGTCCGAACTCCTCGCGGATGGCCGCGCTCTGTTCGCCGATCCTCGGCGCCGCGCGGCGGGTTTGCATGCGTTTGCCGTCGACCCTGAGCGGCGAGCGCGTGGTCTGGATCTCGATGCCATCGTCGCGCGTCACGGTCTGCAGCATGTCGAGCACCTTGAAACCGGCATGATCCATCAGTTCCGGCCAGTCCAGCACCCTGGCGCACCAGACGTCGGCCGGTTCCAGGATGGAGAGCCAGTGGTCGGTGGTCTGCTCCTTCAGCACGTCGGCGATGATCCGCTTGATGTCGTCGCGTGCGGAGAACCAGAGATCGGGCTTGCTGCGGTAGGGATCGAGCGCGTCGATGCCGAGCACGTCGGCAAGCTGGTCGATCGGCATCATCGCCAGCGCCAGATAGCCGTCGGCCGTCGGATAAACCCCGTAAGGCGCGGAGAGATAGGCATGCGCGGAGCGATAGGCCGAGCGCTTCGGCGGTCGCCTGCCGTCGTTGAGATGCGTGGTCAGCACCTCGAACTGGAAATCGATCAGCGCTTCGAGCAGGCTGGTCTCGACATGGGCGCCCTTGCCGGTGCGGCCCTGCTTCACCAGCGCGGCAAGCACGCCCTGGCAGAGCGCCGCGCCCGCCAGCATGTCGGCGATGGCGAGGCCGAAGGGGACGGGACCCTGATCCTCGTCGCCGTTCAGCCACATCACGCCGGAACGCGCCTGGGCGAGCAGGTCCTGCCCCGGCCGGCTGACCCACGGACCCTCGTCGCCATAGCCGGTGATCGAGCCGTAGACAACGCCCGGATGGAATGCCTTGACCGTCTCGTAATCGAGGCCGAGCCGGGAAATCACGCCGGGGCGGAAATTCTGCAGCACGACGTCGGCCTTGCCGATCAGCTTTCTGAGCGCCGCCAGGTCGGCCTCGTCCTTCATGTCGATGGCGAGGCTCTCCTTGGAACGGTTGATGGCGTGGAAGATGGTCGAATCGCCGCCGATCTCGGTGTCGGAGAGGTAGAGCCGGCGCGACAGGTCGCCGAGGCCGGGGCGCTCGATCTTGATCACCCGGGCGCCGAGGTCCTGAAGGCGCAGAGAACAGTAGGGGCCGGAAAGGAACTGGCACATGTCCAGCACCAGCACGCCGGCAAGCGGCAGGTCGTCAGTCTCAGCAGTCATGGTTTTTCCTTGATGGGCGTCGCGGGCGAGGCGCTCGACTGGTAGGCGGCCTCGACCAGCGCCATGGTGTTCCAGGCGTCTTCGACCGAGGTGACCAGTTCGGCATCATCGCCGGCGACGAAGCGCTGGAGATTGTTCATCACGCCGATAAAGGCATGCGGGAACCAGGTTCCGGAAAGCGGAATCTGCTGCCACTCGCCGCCTTTCTCGCAGAACCACAATTCGTCCGGCACGCCTTTCGGATAGTTCAGGTTGACCCCGAGCGTTGTCGTCGCGACGCCCTTCGTGCCCTCGAAGCGGAAGTAGCAGTCCTGGAATTTCGGGCCGAAATCGTGATTGTGGTTGATCGAAAGCACGGCGCGGACGGGTTCGGGATAGTCGAGGATCGCCGAGGTCCGGGTCTGGGCCATGGTCGAAAGCGGGTGGCCCATGGTGCGGGCGTGAACGCCGGCAGGATTGCCGAGGAAATGGCGGATCAGGTCGAGATAGTGGATCGAGTGCAGCAGGATCTCGACGCGGTCCATGGACTTCAGGAAAGGCCAGAGGTCCCAGGGCGTCATCATGTTGGCATGCATTTCGACATCGACCAGTTCGCCGAGCGCGCCGCTTTTGTAAAGGTCGTGGATGGCGAGCATCATCGGCGAGAAGCGAAGCTGGAAGTTCACCGCGGCCGTCAGCTTCTTCGCCCGGCAGATTTCCAGAATGGCCGTCGCCTCGTCGAGATTGCGGCCCATCGGTTTCTGTATCAACACGGCCGCGCCATCGGGCAGGCGGTTCAGCACATCTACATGGGCAACCGGCGGCAGAGCGAGGTCGAAGATCGCGCCGGGCACAGCCGCCGCCTCCTCAACGCTTGCGAACGGGGTGATATCCCACTCGCCGGCGACCTTGGCGGTGCGCTCGGGATCAATATCGTAGAGGCCGGCGACCGGGAGGCCGGCCATGCGGTAGGCGGGCATATGGGCATCGCCTACGATCGAGCCGCCGCCGAAGATCACGATGGGGCGCGGGGCGCGAACCGCCGCCCAGCTTTGCGCCGGATTGCGAGCATTCTCTGACACCTGCTCCTCCTTCAGGTTAAAGCATCATTCTTATCTGAATAGATTATTCAAATTTGGATGGAATGCAAGGGGCGCTGATGGCGTTGCGTGTTTTCCAATCCGGCTGCCGGCTTTCATCCCGCAGCCGTGAATGTCCTGGCGTACTCGACAAGCCTTCCGTTTCGCACTACGACGCTCGGGTTTTCCGATCACCGGAATATGCGCCGCCCGGTCTTCCCGGTGCTATCCCGCTCATCGCAGCGCCAACACCATGAGGATGTCATGAGCGAATTGCCGCCCTGTCCCAAATGCCAGTCGACGTACACCTATGAGGACGGGGCGCTGTTGATCTGCCCCGAATGCGGCAATGAATGGTCGCCCGGAGCCGACCAAAGCGACGAACCGCAATTTACCGACGCCAACGGCAATCTCCTGACCGATGGCGATACGGTGACCGTGATCAAGGACCTGAAGCTCAAGGGCTCGAGCCAGGTTCTCAAGGTCGGCACCAAGGTGAAGAACATCCGCCTCGTGGAAGGCGATCACAATATCGACTGCAAGATCGATGGTTTCGGCGCGATGAAGCTGAAATCGGAATTCGTGAAGAAGATCTGAGGCGCGCTCAGC contains:
- a CDS encoding ABC transporter substrate-binding protein, which translates into the protein MTWNHPRGYDPMVASARLWQEKTGVSIEWDKRSLQDFESFPVEELARQYDMIVIDHPHVGQITAENCLAPLDVEGREDERKALAEGSVGASYPSYNYNGRQWAFPLDAASQVMAYREDLLSSVPNDWESLIGLAREGRVLLPLRPPHSLMTFYTLAANIGTPCRNDGPGPLIGEADGIAVYEMLAELASLVPADNFAMDPIAVLEALAAPGSKAVLSPYIYGYVNYAMDGFRPHRLTFTDIPALGDNGPRGSALGGTGIAVSAFSQNKQAAVDYAYWVAGGAVQSGLYPEAGGQPGHDAGWTDDAVNARTHDFYRNTRKTLETAYLRPRHNGYMRFQAEASEALNEALRDGATPHATIGRINRLFEESF
- a CDS encoding CaiB/BaiF CoA transferase family protein; this encodes MTAETDDLPLAGVLVLDMCQFLSGPYCSLRLQDLGARVIKIERPGLGDLSRRLYLSDTEIGGDSTIFHAINRSKESLAIDMKDEADLAALRKLIGKADVVLQNFRPGVISRLGLDYETVKAFHPGVVYGSITGYGDEGPWVSRPGQDLLAQARSGVMWLNGDEDQGPVPFGLAIADMLAGAALCQGVLAALVKQGRTGKGAHVETSLLEALIDFQFEVLTTHLNDGRRPPKRSAYRSAHAYLSAPYGVYPTADGYLALAMMPIDQLADVLGIDALDPYRSKPDLWFSARDDIKRIIADVLKEQTTDHWLSILEPADVWCARVLDWPELMDHAGFKVLDMLQTVTRDDGIEIQTTRSPLRVDGKRMQTRRAAPRIGEQSAAIREEFGL
- a CDS encoding Gfo/Idh/MocA family protein, giving the protein MSENARNPAQSWAAVRAPRPIVIFGGGSIVGDAHMPAYRMAGLPVAGLYDIDPERTAKVAGEWDITPFASVEEAAAVPGAIFDLALPPVAHVDVLNRLPDGAAVLIQKPMGRNLDEATAILEICRAKKLTAAVNFQLRFSPMMLAIHDLYKSGALGELVDVEMHANMMTPWDLWPFLKSMDRVEILLHSIHYLDLIRHFLGNPAGVHARTMGHPLSTMAQTRTSAILDYPEPVRAVLSINHNHDFGPKFQDCYFRFEGTKGVATTTLGVNLNYPKGVPDELWFCEKGGEWQQIPLSGTWFPHAFIGVMNNLQRFVAGDDAELVTSVEDAWNTMALVEAAYQSSASPATPIKEKP
- a CDS encoding zinc ribbon domain-containing protein YjdM, producing MSELPPCPKCQSTYTYEDGALLICPECGNEWSPGADQSDEPQFTDANGNLLTDGDTVTVIKDLKLKGSSQVLKVGTKVKNIRLVEGDHNIDCKIDGFGAMKLKSEFVKKI